One window from the genome of Candidatus Zixiibacteriota bacterium encodes:
- a CDS encoding response regulator transcription factor, which translates to MQARESDFAEVAVDRLFLESFANEASPYHSDEAEQMIRQNLDQVREKLKWHINHSLSNRQKQVIKHYLTGKTERQIADLLGVTQQVVNIYKHRAINKLHRILTS; encoded by the coding sequence ATGCAGGCCCGGGAGTCGGATTTTGCCGAAGTGGCGGTCGACCGGCTGTTTCTTGAATCATTTGCCAATGAAGCCTCGCCGTATCATTCGGATGAGGCGGAGCAGATGATTCGGCAGAATCTCGACCAGGTGCGGGAGAAACTCAAGTGGCACATCAACCACTCGCTGTCCAACCGTCAGAAACAGGTCATTAAGCACTACCTGACGGGGAAGACGGAGCGCCAGATAGCCGATTTGCTCGGGGTGACACAGCAGGTGGTGAACATTTATAAGCATCGGGCAATAAACAAATTACACAGGATTCTCACGTCCTAG
- a CDS encoding glycosyltransferase family 2 protein, whose amino-acid sequence MDARDTHRRILAAVLTYNEGDRLMQLAARFPRERRYDVLFVDDGSTDGSADYLVKAGFPVIRHGENRGVGAGIRSAVRYCREHGYDVLVIMAGNGKMQPEEIPRLIDPILSGRADYVQGSRYLLGGDSPNLPLGRHLGIKAFTLATSLLLGKRHSDITCGFRAYRLAVVDDPEINIEQDWLGRYEMEYYLHWKAVKRGWRVVEAPVSMVYPESGRDYSKIRPLVGWWSMIRPWIYLTLRLKR is encoded by the coding sequence ATGGACGCTCGCGACACCCATCGCCGCATCCTCGCGGCCGTATTGACCTACAACGAAGGGGACAGACTCATGCAACTGGCCGCGCGGTTTCCCCGCGAGCGCCGGTATGACGTGCTGTTTGTCGACGACGGTTCAACCGACGGCTCGGCTGATTACCTGGTCAAGGCCGGCTTTCCGGTAATCCGACACGGCGAGAACCGCGGCGTGGGGGCGGGCATTCGCTCTGCCGTGCGGTATTGCCGAGAGCACGGCTACGACGTGCTGGTGATCATGGCCGGCAACGGGAAAATGCAGCCGGAGGAAATCCCCCGGCTGATCGATCCGATTCTGAGCGGGCGGGCGGACTATGTCCAGGGCTCGCGCTACCTGCTCGGAGGGGACAGCCCGAATTTGCCCCTGGGGCGGCACCTGGGGATCAAGGCTTTCACGCTCGCGACCTCGCTCCTGCTGGGCAAACGGCACAGCGACATCACCTGCGGGTTTCGGGCCTACCGGCTGGCCGTGGTCGATGACCCCGAGATCAACATTGAGCAGGACTGGCTGGGGCGGTACGAAATGGAATACTACCTGCACTGGAAAGCGGTGAAACGGGGGTGGCGGGTGGTCGAGGCGCCGGTGTCGATGGTCTACCCCGAGAGCGGCCGGGATTACTCCAAGATACGGCCCCTGGTCGGGTGGTGGTCGATGATTCGGCCCTGGATATATCTCACTCTGCGCCTGAAACGGTAG
- a CDS encoding N-acetyltransferase, translated as MADRGYTVHPTALVATDRIGAGTRIWAFCNVQAGVTIGADCNVCDHCFVERGAVIGDRVTIKNGVAVWEGVVLEDDVFVGPNAVFTNDVYPRSKVYHAEVARTLVQRGATIGANAVIVAGHTIGQWAMIGAGAVLTKDAPDFTLWYGNPARLIGYVCRCAQRLEVGPDPDAIRCACGLVYRREGERLVCAS; from the coding sequence ATGGCGGACCGAGGCTACACGGTGCATCCGACCGCGCTGGTGGCGACCGACCGGATCGGCGCCGGAACCCGGATCTGGGCCTTCTGCAACGTCCAGGCCGGGGTCACGATCGGGGCCGACTGCAACGTCTGCGACCACTGCTTCGTCGAGCGCGGAGCGGTGATCGGGGACCGCGTGACGATCAAGAACGGCGTGGCGGTCTGGGAGGGCGTGGTGCTCGAAGACGACGTCTTTGTCGGCCCCAACGCCGTGTTTACCAACGACGTGTACCCCCGGAGCAAAGTGTACCACGCCGAGGTCGCCCGGACGCTCGTGCAGCGCGGGGCGACAATCGGCGCCAACGCGGTGATCGTCGCCGGGCACACAATCGGGCAGTGGGCGATGATCGGAGCCGGGGCCGTGCTGACCAAAGATGCGCCCGATTTCACCCTCTGGTACGGCAACCCGGCGCGACTGATCGGGTACGTCTGCCGGTGTGCGCAAAGGCTGGAGGTTGGCCCCGACCCGGACGCCATCCGGTGCGCCTGCGGGCTCGTCTACCGGCGGGAAGGAGAACGCCTCGTCTGCGCATCGTAA